In Halichondria panicea chromosome 17, odHalPani1.1, whole genome shotgun sequence, a single window of DNA contains:
- the LOC135351861 gene encoding uncharacterized protein LOC135351861, producing MDSLLGLVSYKCAIHENPELSKVDKFNYLRSMVSNTALEAISGLTLTDANYDEVIDLLQKRFGNKQLIINKHMEQLLHVDGVASQNDTKGIRQLYDVIESNVRSLKSLGVSAESYGSLLSSVLMSKLPSELRLIASRKFGDSESWDFTELLGVIEEEVQAREQSTTRANSEPTRGTETRRPKEHPTGAALFTETTTLKCCFCEREHASQDCRTVASIESRREVIRRTGRCYICLGKGHVSRNCRSRIKCRSYKGRHHVAICSGQPRRKAPENKQQESPRTGGLDPEAPPFQLPKTGLLWTYSSTPVLLRTARATAYNPDCPSTSLSVRMVMDTGSQRSYITNSARSRLELTAAGEQRMTIMTFGSAQNGDSVCEYVKLGLKLKNGETQSLSLFTVPTICEPLKPHPLVDYRRTYPHLSGLEFADDPEDAETIHVDMLVGSDHYWDLVTGALQRGTNGPVAIETRLGWVLSGPISTPSMDSHGLITHSLHITCEGFEEKMLNDTMRSFWELESQTQIDHCTINFVTQ from the coding sequence ATGGACTCCCTTTTGGGACTCGTATCGTATAAGTGTGCAATTCATGAGAACCCCGAGCTTTCAAAGGTTGATAAGTTTAATTATTTGAGGTCTATGGTGTCTAATACGGCCCTCGAGGCAATATCTGGTTTGACCCTCACAGATGCTAATTATGACGAAGTGATCGATCTATTGCAAAAGCGATTTGGTAATAAACAACTTATCATAAATAAACACATGGAGCAATTGCTACATGTCGATGGGGTGGCCTCCCAGAATGATACCAAAGGGATCAGACAATTATACGATGTGATCGAATCGAACGTACGAAGCCTCAAATCGTTAGGGGTCAGTGCCGAGTCGTATGGATCGTTGTTATCATCTGTTTTAATGAGTAAGCTACCGTCCGAATTGAGATTAATCGCTAGTCGAAAGTTTGGAGACAGTGAAAGTTGGGATTTTACAGAGCTATTGGGTGTAATTGAAGAGGAGGTTCAGGCTCGAGAACAGTCGACAACACGGGCGAATTCTGAACCCACACGGGGAACTGAAACCCGTCGACCAAAGGAACACCCGACTGGAGCGGCACTATTTACCGAGACCACCACACTCAAATGCTGCTTTTGTGAACGAGAGCATGCTTCGCAAGATTGTCGAACGGTTGCAAGCATTGAGTCTCGTCGCGAGGTTATCAGAAGAACTGGTAGATGCTACATATGTCTTGGAAAGGGGCATGTGTCCCGGAACTGCCGCAGCCGAATCAAGTGTCGTAGTTACAAAGGAAGGCATCATGTCGCGATATGTTCAGGCCAACCTAGGCGAAAGGCACCAGAAAACAAACAACAGGAATCACCTCGTACAGGAGGGCTCGACCCTGAAGCCCCCCCTTTCCAGCTACCAAAAACGGGATTATTATGGACGTATTCTAGTACACCTGTACTTCTTCGAACAGCAAGAGCCACTGCATACAATCCAGACTGTCCGTCAACCTCTTTGAGTGTTCGAATGGTGATGGATACTGGCAGCCAGAGATCATACATTACAAACAGTGCGAGGAGCCGACTCGAGTTGACCGCTGCAGGAGAACAACGTATGACTATCATGACATTTGGGTCCGCCCAGAATGGTGACAGTGTCTGTGAATATGTAAAACTAGGGCTCAAGCTGAAGAATGGGGAGACGCAAAGTCTCTCACTGTTCACTGTACCTACGATCTGTGAGCCATTAAAGCCTCATCCCCTCGTTGACTATAGAAGGACATATCCACACTTGAGTGGATTAGAGTTTGCTGACGATCCGGAAGACGCTGAGACAATCCATGTGGATATGCTAGTTGGGTCTGATCACTATTGGGACCTCGTAACCGGAGCACTGCAGAGAGGAACAAACGGGCCAGTTGCCATCGAAACGAGACTCGGATGGGTTCTCTCTGGTCCTATTTCCACTCCGAGTATGGATTCTCACGGTTTAATAACACATTCGCTGCACATCACTTGTGAAGGATTTGAGGAAAAGATGCTGAATGACACGATGAGATCGTTTTGGGAACTGGAATCCCAAACACAGATCGATCACTGTACGATAAACTTCGTGACACAATAG
- the LOC135351415 gene encoding uncharacterized protein LOC135351415, whose translation MVIKTQFEQGIVELVEDLANRPDVHYLPHHPVIRKDKTTTKVRVVYDASAKTSGPSLNDCLDQGPKFDQKILDILCRFRTHRVAVTADIEKAFLMISVAAKDRDFLRFLWVDDAVKDEPRIVVYRFARVVFGVNASPFLLNATI comes from the coding sequence ATGGTGATCAAGACGCAGTTTGAGCAGGGGATCGTTGAATTAGTAGAGGATTTGGCAAACAGGCCCGATGTACACTATTTACCTCATCATCCAGTAATCCGAAAGGATAAAACGACCACGAAAGTGCGAGTGGTCTACGATGCCTCGGCCAAAACGAGTGGGCCCTCTCTCAACGACTGTCTGGACCAAGGACCGAAATTCGATCAAAAAATCCTTGACATTCTTTGTCGGTTTAGAACCCATCGAGTTGCTGTAACAGCCGATATCGAAAAGGCGTTTCTTATGATATCTGTGGCAGCTAAGGATCGAGATTTCTTGCGGTTCTTGTGGGTGGACGATGCAGTTAAGGACGAGCCGAGAATTGTTGTGTATCGGTTCGCTAGAGTGGTATTTGGGGTGAATGCCAGCCCCTTCTTGTTGAACGCCACCATCTGA
- the LOC135351862 gene encoding uncharacterized protein LOC135351862, with the protein METYSQSTLSGNGELCNAEQRILGLKWNITSDQIIFSLADLAEQARRLEPTKRNVISLIGRVYDPLGFLAPIVVRYKVFMQSLCKAKIGWDEKIPEASITQWSKLVLALEDAQPLTIPRCYLEAVQGEVLSYQLCGYCDASLSAYAAVIYLLIETKDKTHMRFVVAKTRVAPLKKQTVPRLELLSAVLLARLMNTTKLSLNPEIEISSFHCFIDSQVALCWIRNIGKSWKPFVQNRVSEIRNLFPVECWNHIPGVENPADVPSRGTTPLELLVNKLWRDGPSMPFRYSDKATDDDLPSECLEELPASEKRAVHGLLTIEESSVTNLIQVNNFSDINKLVNVLTYVLKFSSYMKRLISPTTVCKNERMIAEVLLIKEAQLLLRDHKNFLMWEKQLFLFEDEHGVLRSRGRIANATLPYSTKHPIILPSDHPLTTMYIRQSHSRVLHNGVKETLTELRSRFWVIKGRSVVKQVLHSCNTCRRHEGMSCRVPPPPPPPPTAYF; encoded by the coding sequence ATGGAAACATATTCACAGTCCACACTGAGTGGCAATGGAGAACTTTGCAATGCTGAGCAAAGAATTCTTGGATTGAAGTGGAATATCACCTCAGATCAGATTATCTTCTCATTAGCCGATTTGGCTGAACAAGCCCGAAGACTGGAGCCCACCAAAAGGAACGTCATCAGCCTTATCGGGAGGGTGTATGACCCATTAGGATTCTTGGCCCCAATTGTAGTGAGATACAAGGTGTTCATGCAGTCTTTATGCAAGGCCAAGATTGGCTGGGACGAGAAAATACCGGAGGCCTCGATAACGCAGTGGAGCAAACTCGTGTTGGCTTTGGAAGATGCGCAGCCTTTGACAATTCCTAGATGCTACCTGGAAGCTGTGCAAGGTGAAGTGCTTTCCTATCAGCTTTGCGGCTACTGTGATGCCTCACTGTCAGCGTACGCTGCAGTTATCTATTTGTTGATTGAGACCAAAGACAAGACTCACATGCGGTTTGTGGTTGCCAAAACGAGAGTGGCACCGTTGAAGAAACAAACTGTACCTAGACTTGAGCTTCTCTCAGCAGTATTGCTCGCAAGATTAATGAACACGACAAAATTGAGTTTGAACCCAGAGATTGAGATATCCTCTTTTCACTGCTTCATTGACTCCCAAGTCGCTCTATGCTGGATAAGAAATATAGGAAAGTCATGGAAGCCGTTCGTGCAAAACAGAGTGTCAGAAATTCGAAACCTGTTCCCAGTTGAGTGTTGGAATCACATACCAGGCGTTGAAAATCCTGCTGATGTGCCCTCAAGGGGAACTACACCTCTCGAATTATTGGTGAACAAATTGTGGCGAGATGGTCCTAGCATGCCATTTAGGTATTCTGACAAAGCAACCGATGACGACCTTCCCTCGGAATGCCTCGAAGAGCTCCCGGCAAGCGAGAAACGAGCCGTACATGGTCTTTTGACAATCGAGGAGTCTTCTGTTACGAACCTCATTCAGGTCAATAATTTTAGCGATATCAACAAACTTGTCAATGTTCTCACCTACGTATTGAAGTTTTCTTCCTATATGAAGAGACTCATATCTCCTACCACAGTTTGTAAAAATGAAAGAATGATTGCCGAAGTACTCCTAATAAAGGAAGCACAACTGTTGCTGAGAGATCACAAGAATTTCTTAATGTGGGAGAAGCAGTTGTTCCTTTTCGAAGATGAACATGGAGTTTTGAGAAGTCGAGGGAGAATTGCCAATGCAACTTTACCATACTCGACCAAGCACCCTATTATTTTGCCGAGTGACCATCCTCTGACAACAATGTATATCCGTCAATCTCATAGTCGAGTGCTACACAACGGTGTAAAGGAGACCCTCACCGAACTCAGGTCACGATTCTGGGTGATAAAGGGAAGAAGTGTAGTCAAGCAAGTTCTTCACAGTTGCAACACCTGCAGACGACACGAAGGAATGTCCTGCCGAGtaccaccaccccccccacccccccccactgCCTACTTTTAG